The region CCAAAGCATGTTTCCAGCTCGGACAAAGAGCTGCTGCGTAATCTGGAGCGCGATCTGCGCCTGACCGTATTCGGTCAGGATGCCGCGATTGATTCGTTGTCGACCGCGATCAAGTTGTCGCGTGCCGGCCTCAAGTCGCCTGACAAACCAGTGGGTTCCTTCCTGTTCGCCGGGCCTACCGGTGTGGGCAAGACCGAAGCTGCCCGTCAACTGGCCAAGGCGCTGGGGATCGAGCTGGTGCGTTTCGACATGTCCGAGTACATGGAGCGCCATACCGTTTCACGTTTGATCGGTGCACCTCCAGGTTACGTGGGCTTTGATCAGGGCGGTCTGCTGACTGAGGCCATCACCAAGCAACCGCACTGCGTATTGCTGCTCGATGAGATCGAGAAGGCGCACCCCGAGGTCTTTAACCTGCTGCTGCAGGTTATGGATCACGGCACGCTGACCGATAACAACGGGCGCAAGGCCGACTTCCGCAACGTCATCGTGATCATGACCACTAACGCCGGTGCCGAAACAGCGGCGAGGGCTTCGATCGGTTTTACCATTCAGGACCACGCGTCCGATGCCATGGAAGCGATCAAGAAGAGCTTCACTCCGGAGTTCCGCAACCGTCTGGACACCATCATTCAGTTTGGTCGCCTCAGCCATGAGGTCATCAAGCATGTGGTGGACAAGTTCCTGACCGAGCTGCAGGCCCAGCTGGACGACAAGCACGTGCAGCTCGTGGTGTCAGATGCTGCCCGCGGCTGGCTGGCTGCCGGAGGCTACGATGTGCAAATGGGTGCGCGGCCAATGGCTCGCCTGATCCAGGACAAGATCAAGCGTCCTCTGGCCGAGGAAATCCTCTTCGGAGAGCTGGCCGATCACGGCGGTGTGGTTCACGTCGATCTCAAGGATGGCGAGCTGGTCTTTGAGTTTGAAACGGCTGTCGAGATGGCTTGATGTAGTCACGCAGTAAAAAAGGCGCCTTCGGGCGCCTTTTCGCTGTCTGGAGTTAGATCAGGATCGGGGTTGGTGCATGCTCGGCGTTGCGCTCCAGCACCGGGTAGCCTAGGGCGGCTATGTGGTGATGAACGCGACGGTAGTCGCGCAGCACACGCTGAAAGATATCCCCTGATTCTGCCCATGCCGTCTTGTCATTTTGCAGCTTGCGAAAGTGCTCACGGCTGGCTCTTGCTTCCAGCTTGCGCATGGTTTCCTTGTGGCTGATCAGCGTGTCAGCCGCGACTACGTCTTCGCGTAGAAACGCAGTAATGGCCAGGTTCAGGCTGTCCAGCAGGGCCAGGTGCATGGCCTGGATATGAACCAGTTCGAACGAGGAAAAGCGCTCACCCCGGCGAGTTCTGCGAATAGCCAACTGCGCCAGGTTGTTGAGGATGTCACCGGCATGCTCCAGGTTGATCACAAACATCAGGACTTCCTGCGCGCGGTCGGCATCGGCATCGCTCAGGCCATCCTGGCCAATGTCGGCAAGATAGGCGCGGATCGCCGCACTGAGCAGGTCCACGGAGTGATCCAGTTGGCGCACCTTATCCATCGTCTGCTGGTTAGGCTTCTCGAACAGCTGCAAGACCTAGTTAAGCATCAAGGATGTCATGTCCGCCAGGCGCAAGGCTTCCCGTACGCTATTTGACAGCCCGATGTTGGCGACTTCCAGCCCGGCCTCGTCTAGATATTGCGGCATGCCCGGGTCTGCTGGCGGCTCCTGCTGTGCAAACAGGCGGGTCAGCAGGCGAGCGCAAGGCTCGGTCAAACCGATAAACACCACTGCCAGCAGCAGATTGAACGCGGTGTGCAGGTACACGACCCACTGCGCGAGACCGCTATCGGTGCTGGTTATGTAGGTGGCCATCAGCGGCAGACATGGCAGCAATGCCAAGGTGCCGAGCAGGCGGATCAACAGGTTGCCCACGGGCAGGCGTCGCGCTACTGGCGAGCTGGCACTCATCACGGATGGCAAGGCGCCGCCGATATTGGCGCCGAGCATCAGGGCGATGGCGGTGGTCGGGGTCATCATGCCAGCGCCTGCCAAAGAGGCGATAAGCAGCACGACCGCGACGCTGGAGTGGCAGATCCAGGTCAGCAGCACGGCGGCGACCACCGCAATGATCACGTCACCTTCCAGACTTTGCATTACGGCGCGAAACACCGAGGTCGCTTCCATCTGGCCCAGGCTGGCGCTGAGCAAACCCAGGGCCAATAGCATCAGGCCCAGGCCAATCAGTGCGCAGCCCACGCTTTCATGGCGCGAATCATCGCGCAGGCGAAAGACGATAAAGCCCACCAGCAAGATGACAGGCATCGCCAGCGAGGTATCGAAACTCAGAAGCTGCACCACTAAGGTCGAGCCGATGTTGGCACCCAGCATCACTGCCAGGGCGGGTGCCAGGCTCAGGGTGCCCGCGGCGGTGAACGAGGTTGCCATCAGGCTGACCGCCGTACTGCTTTGCAGTACGCCGGTAATACCAATCCCGGAGATCAGCGCCATCCAGCGGTTATTGAGGTTGCGCCCCATCCAGTTGCGCAGTTGAGTACCGAATCCACGTAGCAGGGCGGTAGAAATCATATGGGTGCCCCACAGCAAAAGTGCGATGGCGCCCGCGAGGTTGAGTAACAGAGTGGTTCCCGACATGAGGAATCTCCACAGAACAAACATTCATGTTTTACGAGGTCGTAATACGAAGGCATGGGCTGGCGCAGTACTGCACCAGCCCATGGCGATTCAAGTCAGTACCACTGCTTGAAACGACGGATGTAGAGGGTTTTCATAAGCTGTGCGACGCAGCAATAGCTGAACAGGGTGGCAACCAGCCAAGGGAAGTACGACAGCGGCAGCGGCTCCAGGCCGACCATGGTGCCCAGCGGCGAGAACGGTACGTAGATCCCCAGCACAATCACAATGATGGTCATCATGGTGACGGGCCATGCAGCCGTGCTCTGGAAGAACGGGATCTTGCGGGTACGCAGCATGTGGACCACCAGGGTTTGCGACAGCAGTCCTTCGATAAACCAGCCGGACTGGAACAGGGTCTGCATTTCCACGCTGTTGGCCGAGAACACGTACCACATCAGGGCGAACGTTGTGATGTCGAAGATCGACGACGTTGGCCCGATCCAGATCATGAAGCGCCCGATATTCTTGGCGTCCCACTTGCGCGGTTTTTGCAGGTATTCCTTATCCATCTTGTCCCAGGGCAACGCCAGCTGGGAGATGTCGTACATCAGGTTTTGCAGCAGCAGGTGAATCGACAGCATCGGCAAAAAGGGGATAAAGGCGCTAGCCACCAGTACTGAGAACACGTTGCCGAAGTTGGAGCTGGCAGTCATGTTCAGGTATTTCATGATGTTACCGAAGGTCTCGCGACCCTTTAGCACACCTTCTTCCAGCACCATCAGGCTCTTTTCCAGGAGGATGATGTCAGCCGACTCTTTGGCGATATCCGTTCCGCTGTCCACCGAAATGCCTACGTCGGCATCGCGCAGGGCAGGGGCGTCGTTGATGCCATCGCCGAGGAACCCAACGGTGTGGCCATTGGCTTGCAACGCTTTAAGCACACGGGATTTCTGCAGCGGGGTGAGCTTGGCGAACACCGTGCGCTGTTCGACCTCCAGTTGGAGCGCGGTGTCGTCCATTGTCTCGATCTGCGGGCCCAGCAGCGGGGTACCAGGCTCCAAGCCCACCTGACGGCAAATCTTGCTGGTGACCACGGCGTTGTCACCGGTCAGTACCTTGACCGCTACGCCGATATCTTGAAGGGCGGCAATCGCCGGGCCAGCGGTTTCCTTTGGAGGATCAAGGAAGGTCAGAAAACCACGTATTACCAGATCGCGCTCATCCGCGGTGTTGTATTGCTTGTGCGAATGGGCTTTCGGGATTTCGCGGGTGGCGACCAGTAACACGCGGAAACCATCCTCGTTGTACTCGGTGGCCAGGGCCAGCAATTGTTCGCGGCGAGCAGCGTCCAGCGAGACGACGGTATCGCCTTCCATCACATGGGTGGCAATGCCCAGCATCTCTTCCACGGCGCCCTTGCACACCATCAGGTGGTCGCCACGGGTGTCCTTGACGATGATCGACAGACGCCGACGCACGAAGTCAAAGGGCAGCTCATCCACCTTGCTGTAGTTGAGAGGTTCGTTGAACTGTGGGTCCTGCCGGGAAAACTGCACCACTGCCTGATCCATCAGGTTGCGTATGCCGCTCTGGTGATGGCTGTTGAGCCAGGCTAGGGCCAGCACCGACTCGTCGCGTTTGCCGGTGGAATCGACATGGTGCTCAAGGATGATGTGGTCCTGGGTCAGCGTGCCGGTCTTGTCGGTGCACAGCACATCCATCGAGCCCAAGTTCTGAATCGCATTCAGGCGCTTGACCACGACTTTGCGCTTGGCCATGGCGTTAGCGCCCTTGGCCAGGTTAGCGCTGACAATCATGGGCAGCATTTCAGGGGTCAGGCCTACGGCCACCGCCAGGGCAAACAGGAAGGCATCGCCCCAATCGCCCTTTGAGAACCCATTGAGGAAAAACACGATGGGCACCATGACCAGCATGAAGCGGATCAGCAGCCAGCTGACGCTGTTGACCCCGCGGTCGAACGCGGTTTGCGTGCGAGAGCCGACGATGGCCTTGGCCAGCGAGCCGAAGTAGGTGCGCGGACCGGTGGCCACCACCACGGCCCGGGCCGTGCCGCTGACCACGTTGGTGCCCATGAAGCAGATGTTGGGCAGGTCCAGCAGGTTGCTCTGGTCTGCGGCGGTACTGGAGGCGGACTTTTGTGCAACATCTCCCAGGGTGTCGTATTTCTCTACGGGCAAGGCTTCGCCAGTGAGCACGGCCTGGCTGATAAACAGGTCCCGGGATTCGATCAGGCGAACGTCTGCCGGAATCATGTCGCCAGCGGATAGCCAGACGATATCGCCGGCGACTAGTTCGCGCATCGGCACTTCGTGCACCGAGGTTTTTCCGCTGGTCTTGTCTCGCCGAACAACGGTAGCGGTGGTGCGGACCATGGCCTTGAGTGCCTCGGCAGACTTCGCAGAGCGGTGTTCTTGCCAGAAGCGCAGCAAGCTGCTGAGGCCGACCATCAAGCCAATGATGATGACTTTGGTCAGGTCGCCTTCTTCGCCATCGCGCTCCGGCAGCCAATAGTCGGTGAAAAAGCTGATAACGCCCAGGGTCAGAAGTACATAAATGAATGGGTTATGCAGGGCCAGCATGAACTGAACGAAGGCGTGAGGCGGCTTGTCATGGGCCACCTCGTTGTAGCCGTCGTCCTTCAGGCGTTCTGCGGCGTCCTGTTCGGTCAGGCCGGTGGTTGTTGTGCGCACATTGGCCAGGGTGGCGCTGAGGCCGTTTTGTGCTTCCCGTGCGGCACGCATGGACAGTTTGCTGTTGTCGCTGGCGCTGTTCTTGTCTCGAACTTTAGTGTTTTTTACGGCGCTCATGATGAGTACTCCTGTCGCCAACTCTTGACCCGACTAACAGTGGTTTACCTTTTTAAAGGCGCGCCAATGCAGGCCGAGTCGCAAACTTCGCAATCGGTTTAATTGAAGTGTTAAGTGCGCTTCAAATGCCCGCTGCTACGAGGTAATTAATACTCGCGCAGCGGGTAACTACTGGCGTCTTCCATAAGGAGCTCCAGTTAACTAACAGGTGTTATTAATTGATTTAAAATCAGCGCAAGAAGCGACTCTGCGGGTCCTGAGAGTCGGCCATGCTCCAGCGCTGTTCCAGTTGGCCTGTGGCCGGGCTGACGCGCCAATGCACCTGGCGGTGCGCTGGTTTATTGCCGGGAACGGCTGTGGAAAAAGGTGATTTTGCCGAGCGAGCATAGGTGGGCTCGCGGGACAGTTTTACGCGCATGCTGGAGGTAAAGGCGCGAACGCCGGGTAGAACATGGGTTTTAAAGGTCATAACACACCTCGTGACCGGACTGATGCCGGTGAGGTCGTTACGTTGGAGCGTCAGGCTCTAGCGCAGTTGACCTCGCCGTGCAGGCGAGTCCCGTCAATGTCTGGGTTAGGCGTCCGGTACTCCGTATACACGGTGACCGGACAGCGTCTAGATACTGTGTCCATTGGCTTCTTTTGTGAAGTTTATAGGCGGCCTGAATGACCGGCCTGTGCAATCTACTCACTGGGCGGTGGTCCGTCAACTTTAAAGCCCGGAAAGTGTGTCCGGTACAGCATCGGTTCAGGTAGTTTGAAGGGTGTGGAAGTTTGAGTTAGATCTATAACTAATAAGACAAAATAGTGACAGCGGCTCAAGATTTATATATTAAGCCATCCTTGTGGGGGCGAGCCTGCTCGCGAAGGCAGCGCAGTGGTTTTTCCAAAAGATCGCCTCGCTTGCTTCGCGAGCGGGCTCGCTACCACGGGTACACAAATCGCAGACAAACAAAAACGCCCGGCAGAGCCGGGCGTTTTGTATTGACTTGCTTAGCGAGCGCGGTAAGTAATACGCCCTTTGCTCAAGTCATAGGGCGTCAGCTCGACGCGCACTTTGTCACCGGTAAGAATACGAATGTAGTTCTTGCGCATCTTGCCGGAAATATGCGCGGTTACGACGTGCCCATTTTCCAACTCCACGCGAAACATGGTGTTGGGCAGGGTGTCGACGACAGTGCCTTCCATTTCGAAGCTGTCTTCTTTCGACATGCAGTAAAGCCCTCGGTGTCCAATGAATGGCCCGGTGCAACTGCGCCAGGCAAAAGCGGCGTGCATTGTGCCCGAAAAATGGGGTTTAAGCCAAGGGTTCAGTTAAGAGTGCTCCATCTCTGATTGATGAGCAGCTCAATGGGCCGATATTCGGTCTTGTAATTCATCTTTTTGCAGTTTTTGATCCAGTACCCCAGATAGAGCGCGTCCAGCCCCAGTCGCCGGGTTTCGGCGATTTGCCAGAGAATCCCGTAGCGACCCAGACTGCGGCGTTCTTCGGTGGGTTCGTAAAAGGTGTAGACCGCCGATAAACCGTTGGGTAGCACATCGGTGACAGCGACGGCGAGCAAGCGTGGGCCAAGGCGGAACTCGTAAAAGGTCGAGAACGGCAGGTCGCGTACCAGGAAGGTCGAAAATTGATCGCGGCTCGGTGGAAACATGTCGCCATCGGCATGCCGCTGCTCGATATAGCGTTTGTAAAGGTCAAAATGCTCTTCGCTGAAGCCGGGTTTTTTGGCTTGTACCTGTAAGTCGGCATTGCGCTTGAAAATACGTTTTTGCTGACGATTGGGGGTAAATAGCGCCACAGGAATGCGCGCAGGCGTGCAGGCGTCGCACTTCAGGCAATGCGGCCGATAAAGATGGTCGCCACTGCGCCGAAAGCCCATTTCGGACAAGTCGGCGTAGACCTGCACATCCATCGGCTGGCTGGGATCGAGGAACAGCGTGGTGGCCTGTTCGTCGGGCAGGTAGCTGCAAACGTGAGGTTGAGTGGCATAAAACTTCAAGCGCGCCAGCTCGGTCATGATTGGCCCTCGGAAAATCTTTGAATTAAGTGTAAGCCAGCGTACAGAACTCGCCTACAAAACCCATTGAGCAGTTGCAGGCTGATCCAGATGATTGCGCAGATACTCGGCGAACTGGTTGCGGGCAATAGAGCGGGCGCCCAGGCTTTGCAGGTGGTCGGTGGGCATTTGGCAGTCAATCAGGACGAATCCCCAGGCCTGGAGTTGCTTGACCAGCGTCGCAAACCCGAATTTCGAGGCGTTATCGGCGCGGCTGAACATGGATTCACCGAAAAACAGCTGGCCCATTGCCAGGCCATACAGGCCGCCCACCAGTTCGCCGTTGTCCCATACTTCAACCGAATGGGCGTGGCCCCGTGCATGAAGCTCGATGTAGGCCGCTTGCATGTCATCGGTGATCCATGTGCCATCCGCATGGGCGCGGGGCGCTGCGCACGCTCGTATGACGGTCGCGAAGTCGCGGTCAAAGCTCACGTCATAGCGCTGTTGGCGCAATAGCTTGCCCAGGCTGCGCGAAACGTGAAGTTCTTCGGGGAACAGCACGGTACGCGGGTCCGGTGACCACCAGAGGATCGGCTGGCCTTCGGAAAACCACGGGAAGCAGCCGTGGCGATAGGCCTGGATCAACCGGTCGGCCGACAGGTCGCCGCCTGCCGCCAACAGTCCATTGGGCTCGCGCATGGCCTTGTTCAAGGGCGGGAAGGTGAGGGTGTCGCGTTTTAACCAGGTCAGCATGGCAATCAGTCTTACTGAAGTAGGGGAGGGCGGCTGCAACTCTGTCGCACGGGTGTGGTCTCAGTCGATCTGCCAGTTAAATGCAACGTCGGTTTTGACAGTGGTATAAGTCTTTGTCACAAAAGGCAATGCATGCTCAAATTAGCGCCTCTCAGGCCTATGGACGGTAAATGTCAGCGTCCCTGGCGGCGGCATGGCATCCACGGCTTAAACCCGTACAATGGCCCGCTTGTTTGAGCTGTTCTAAACTGCACAGAATTCACTGGGTTGCATGGCGGGCTGGTCATGCAGTTGCAGGTAATCATACAAGGCCGTGTGCAAGGCTAGTCCAGTTTCATGTCTGAACTTGTCACCTGCTCGATGCGAGCAGTATTTTGCAGTCAATCAATAGTTGGGCGCGCCACAGGCGCAGGAAAAGACGCGTTTTGAAGAAATCCACAGCAGCACCCAAAGCAGTTCCTCTCTGGCGTCAGCAATTGCACTACCGGCTCAAGGAAGGTGCATTGATCGCTATTGGGGCCTTATGTCTGTTTTTGATGATGGCCCTGCTGACCTACGGCAAGGACGATCCCGGCTGGAGTCATAACAGCCGCGTAGTGGATGTACAGAACTTCGGCGGGCCGGCAGGCTCCTACAGCGCTGACATCCTGTTCATGGTGCTGGGTTATTTCGCCTACATCTTCCCGTTGTTGCTGGCGGTCAAGGCTTACCAGATTTTTCGTGAGCGGCATCAGCCGTGGCAGTGGAGCGGCTGGCTGTTCTCGTGGCGCCTGGTCGGGCTGCTGTTTCTGGTGCTCTCGGGCGCGGCCCTGGCTCATCTGCACTTCCACTCGGCGGCGGGCCTGCCCGCAGGTGCCGGGGGGGCCTTGGGCGAGAGCCTGGGAGATCTGGCCAAGAACGCGTTGAACGTCCAGGGCAGCACTTTGCTGCTGATTGCATTGTTCCTGTTTGGCCTGACGGTATTTACTGACCTGTCATGGTTCAAGGTGATGGACGTGACCGGCAAGATCACCCTGGACCTGTTTGAGCTGATCCAGGGGGCTGCCAATCGCTGGTGGGCGGACCGTAACGAGCGCAAGCAACTGGTGGCTCAATTGCGTGAAGCCGACAGCCGGGTCAATGAAGTGGTTGCGCCGAGCGTCTCCGACAAGCGTGAGCAAGCCAAGGCCAAGGAACGCTTGATCGAACGCGAGCAGGCGCTGACCAAACATATGTCCGAGCGCGAAAAACACGTGCCGGCTGTGATTGCGCCCGCACCTGCCAAAGCCCCCGAGCCAAGCAAGCGTGTGCAGAAAGAAAAGCAGGCCCCGTTGTTCGTCGACAGCGCGGTGGAAGGTACGCTGCCCCCAATCTCGATTCTTGACCCGGCCGAGAAGAAACAGCTCAACTATTCCCCTGAATCCCTGGCGGCCGTTGGCCACCTGCTTGAAATCAAGCTCAAGGAGTTTGGGGTCGAGGTGTCGGTCGATTCGATTCACCCGGGGCCGGTGATCACCCGTTACGAGATTCAACCTGCAGCCGGGGTCAAGGTCAGCCGTATTGCCAACTTGGCCAAAGACCTTGCCCGTTCGCTGGCCGTGACCAGTGTGCGGGTGGTTGAAGTGATTCCGGGCAAGACCACGGTGGGGATCGAGATCCCTAACGAGGACCGTCAGATCGTACGGTTCTCCGAAGTCTTGTCGACCCCGGAGTTTGATGATGCCAAGTCCCCTGTGACCCTGGCGTTGGGGCATGACATCGGTGGCAAGCCGGTGATTACCGATCTGGCGAAAATGCCGCACTTGCTGGTGGCCGGTACAACCGGTTCCGGTAAGTCGGTGGGTGTGAACGCCATGATCCTGTCGATCCTGTTCAAGTCGGGCCCGGAAGACGCCAAGCTGATCATGATCGACCCGAAAATGCTTGAGCTGTCGATCTACGAAGGCATTCCGCACCTGCTGTGCCCGGTGGTAACGGACATGAAAGACGCCGCGAACGCCTTGCGCTGGAGCGTGGCCGAGATGGAGCGTCGCTACAAGTTGATGGCCAAGATGGGCGTGCGTAACCTCGCCGGCTTCAACCAGAAGATCAAAGAGGCTGAAGCGGCAGGCGAGCCGTTGACCGATCCGTTGTACAAGCGAGAAAGCATTCACGACGAAGCGCCGCTGTTGACCAAGTTGCCGACCATCGTGGTGGTGGTCGACGAATTTGCCGACATGATGATGATCGTTGGCAAGAAGGTTGAAGAGCTGATCGCCCGTATTGCCCAGAAAGCCCGTGCCGCAGGCATTCACTTGATCCTGGCCACCCAGCGTCCGTCGGTGGATGTCATCACCGGCCTGATCAAGGCCAACATCCCGACCCGTATGGCGTTTCAGGTTTCGAGCAAGATCGACTCGCGCACCATCATCGACCAGGGTGGCGCGGAGCAACTGCTGGGGCATGGTGACATGCTCTACATGCCGCCAGGTACCAGCTTGCCGATTCGTGTTCACGGCGCGTTCGTTTCCGATGAAGAAGTTCACCGCGTCGTTGAAGCCTGGAAGTTGCGCGGCAGCCCGGATTACAACGATGACATCCTGGCTGGCGTCGAAGAACCTGGCAGCGGGTTTGACGGTGGCAGCAGCGAAGGCGGCGATGACGCTGAAACCGATGCGCTCTATGACGAGGCCGTGCAGTTCGTCCTTGAGAGCCGCCGTGCTTCAATTTCTGCCGTACAGCGCAAACTGAAAATCGGCTACAACCGTGCGGCCCGTATGATCGAGTCCATGGAAATGGCCGGGGTTGTGACCTCGATGAACACCAATGGCT is a window of Pseudomonas taetrolens DNA encoding:
- a CDS encoding arginyltransferase, coding for MTELARLKFYATQPHVCSYLPDEQATTLFLDPSQPMDVQVYADLSEMGFRRSGDHLYRPHCLKCDACTPARIPVALFTPNRQQKRIFKRNADLQVQAKKPGFSEEHFDLYKRYIEQRHADGDMFPPSRDQFSTFLVRDLPFSTFYEFRLGPRLLAVAVTDVLPNGLSAVYTFYEPTEERRSLGRYGILWQIAETRRLGLDALYLGYWIKNCKKMNYKTEYRPIELLINQRWSTLN
- the mgtA gene encoding magnesium-translocating P-type ATPase, whose product is MSAVKNTKVRDKNSASDNSKLSMRAAREAQNGLSATLANVRTTTTGLTEQDAAERLKDDGYNEVAHDKPPHAFVQFMLALHNPFIYVLLTLGVISFFTDYWLPERDGEEGDLTKVIIIGLMVGLSSLLRFWQEHRSAKSAEALKAMVRTTATVVRRDKTSGKTSVHEVPMRELVAGDIVWLSAGDMIPADVRLIESRDLFISQAVLTGEALPVEKYDTLGDVAQKSASSTAADQSNLLDLPNICFMGTNVVSGTARAVVVATGPRTYFGSLAKAIVGSRTQTAFDRGVNSVSWLLIRFMLVMVPIVFFLNGFSKGDWGDAFLFALAVAVGLTPEMLPMIVSANLAKGANAMAKRKVVVKRLNAIQNLGSMDVLCTDKTGTLTQDHIILEHHVDSTGKRDESVLALAWLNSHHQSGIRNLMDQAVVQFSRQDPQFNEPLNYSKVDELPFDFVRRRLSIIVKDTRGDHLMVCKGAVEEMLGIATHVMEGDTVVSLDAARREQLLALATEYNEDGFRVLLVATREIPKAHSHKQYNTADERDLVIRGFLTFLDPPKETAGPAIAALQDIGVAVKVLTGDNAVVTSKICRQVGLEPGTPLLGPQIETMDDTALQLEVEQRTVFAKLTPLQKSRVLKALQANGHTVGFLGDGINDAPALRDADVGISVDSGTDIAKESADIILLEKSLMVLEEGVLKGRETFGNIMKYLNMTASSNFGNVFSVLVASAFIPFLPMLSIHLLLQNLMYDISQLALPWDKMDKEYLQKPRKWDAKNIGRFMIWIGPTSSIFDITTFALMWYVFSANSVEMQTLFQSGWFIEGLLSQTLVVHMLRTRKIPFFQSTAAWPVTMMTIIVIVLGIYVPFSPLGTMVGLEPLPLSYFPWLVATLFSYCCVAQLMKTLYIRRFKQWY
- a CDS encoding DNA translocase FtsK gives rise to the protein MNSWARHRRRKRRVLKKSTAAPKAVPLWRQQLHYRLKEGALIAIGALCLFLMMALLTYGKDDPGWSHNSRVVDVQNFGGPAGSYSADILFMVLGYFAYIFPLLLAVKAYQIFRERHQPWQWSGWLFSWRLVGLLFLVLSGAALAHLHFHSAAGLPAGAGGALGESLGDLAKNALNVQGSTLLLIALFLFGLTVFTDLSWFKVMDVTGKITLDLFELIQGAANRWWADRNERKQLVAQLREADSRVNEVVAPSVSDKREQAKAKERLIEREQALTKHMSEREKHVPAVIAPAPAKAPEPSKRVQKEKQAPLFVDSAVEGTLPPISILDPAEKKQLNYSPESLAAVGHLLEIKLKEFGVEVSVDSIHPGPVITRYEIQPAAGVKVSRIANLAKDLARSLAVTSVRVVEVIPGKTTVGIEIPNEDRQIVRFSEVLSTPEFDDAKSPVTLALGHDIGGKPVITDLAKMPHLLVAGTTGSGKSVGVNAMILSILFKSGPEDAKLIMIDPKMLELSIYEGIPHLLCPVVTDMKDAANALRWSVAEMERRYKLMAKMGVRNLAGFNQKIKEAEAAGEPLTDPLYKRESIHDEAPLLTKLPTIVVVVDEFADMMMIVGKKVEELIARIAQKARAAGIHLILATQRPSVDVITGLIKANIPTRMAFQVSSKIDSRTIIDQGGAEQLLGHGDMLYMPPGTSLPIRVHGAFVSDEEVHRVVEAWKLRGSPDYNDDILAGVEEPGSGFDGGSSEGGDDAETDALYDEAVQFVLESRRASISAVQRKLKIGYNRAARMIESMEMAGVVTSMNTNGSREVLAPAPVRD
- the aat gene encoding leucyl/phenylalanyl-tRNA--protein transferase, which codes for MLTWLKRDTLTFPPLNKAMREPNGLLAAGGDLSADRLIQAYRHGCFPWFSEGQPILWWSPDPRTVLFPEELHVSRSLGKLLRQQRYDVSFDRDFATVIRACAAPRAHADGTWITDDMQAAYIELHARGHAHSVEVWDNGELVGGLYGLAMGQLFFGESMFSRADNASKFGFATLVKQLQAWGFVLIDCQMPTDHLQSLGARSIARNQFAEYLRNHLDQPATAQWVL
- the infA gene encoding translation initiation factor IF-1 is translated as MSKEDSFEMEGTVVDTLPNTMFRVELENGHVVTAHISGKMRKNYIRILTGDKVRVELTPYDLSKGRITYRAR